From the Acidicapsa ligni genome, one window contains:
- a CDS encoding circularly permuted type 2 ATP-grasp protein has product MRTPDGGIRPHYQALVEVLASLPHDELMRRKQSADLSFLTQGITFTVYGQDEGTERIFPYDLLPRLISGNEWERIERGLTQRITALNHFLRDIYGEAKILADKVIPRDIVYSCKHYRRQMCGLQVPRNVYIAVVGSDLLRLRTGEFVVLEDNLRVPSGVSYMLTNRRVMKRTFPKLFHSYGVRPIEHYPQLLLNTLRSLAPEGRPEPNIVLLTPGVYNSAYFEHTYLARQMGIELVEGRDLVTHDNIVYMRTTDGLKRVDVIYRRVDDDFSDPLIFRADSGLGCAGLFNAYRAGNVTVTNAFGTGLADDKAMYAYVPDIIKYYLDEDPILNNVKTYLLTDPASRQHVLQNLDKLVVKAVGESGGYGMLIGPQSTAAQREEFARAIEANPRNYIAQPTLDFSRAPCLFGSQLEPRHVDLRPYILFGDKVNIVPGGLTRVALEKGSLVVNSSQGGGSKDTWILE; this is encoded by the coding sequence ATGCGCACGCCCGATGGAGGCATTCGCCCTCACTACCAGGCGCTCGTCGAAGTCCTCGCCAGCCTGCCCCACGACGAACTGATGCGCCGCAAGCAATCCGCCGATCTCTCCTTCCTGACCCAGGGCATCACATTCACCGTCTACGGCCAGGACGAAGGCACCGAACGCATCTTCCCCTATGACCTGTTGCCCCGCCTCATCTCCGGCAACGAGTGGGAGCGAATCGAACGCGGCCTCACCCAACGCATCACCGCGCTCAATCACTTTCTGCGTGACATCTACGGTGAGGCCAAAATCCTCGCAGACAAAGTCATCCCCCGCGACATCGTTTATAGCTGCAAGCATTACCGCCGCCAGATGTGCGGCCTCCAGGTTCCGCGCAATGTCTATATAGCGGTCGTCGGCTCCGATCTGCTGCGCCTGCGCACCGGCGAGTTCGTCGTGCTGGAAGACAACCTGCGCGTCCCCTCCGGCGTGAGCTATATGCTCACCAACCGGCGCGTCATGAAGCGCACCTTTCCCAAGCTCTTTCATAGTTACGGCGTGCGCCCCATCGAGCATTATCCGCAACTGCTGCTGAACACCTTGCGCTCGCTCGCACCCGAAGGTCGTCCCGAACCCAATATCGTCCTGCTCACCCCCGGCGTGTATAACTCCGCCTACTTCGAGCACACCTATCTCGCCCGCCAGATGGGCATCGAGCTTGTCGAAGGGCGCGACCTCGTCACCCACGACAATATCGTCTACATGCGCACCACCGATGGACTCAAGCGCGTGGACGTAATCTATCGCCGTGTGGACGATGACTTCAGCGATCCGCTCATCTTCCGCGCTGACTCCGGGCTGGGTTGTGCTGGCCTCTTCAACGCCTACCGCGCCGGAAACGTCACGGTAACCAACGCCTTCGGCACCGGCCTGGCCGATGACAAGGCGATGTACGCCTATGTCCCCGACATCATCAAGTACTACCTCGATGAAGACCCCATCCTCAACAACGTCAAGACCTACCTGCTGACGGATCCGGCTTCACGCCAGCATGTCCTTCAGAATCTCGACAAGCTGGTCGTCAAGGCCGTTGGCGAAAGCGGCGGCTACGGCATGTTGATCGGGCCGCAATCCACGGCCGCCCAGCGCGAGGAGTTTGCCCGCGCCATCGAGGCCAATCCGCGCAATTACATCGCCCAGCCCACACTGGATTTCTCTCGCGCACCCTGTCTCTTCGGCAGCCAATTGGAGCCGCGCCATGTCGACCTGCGACCCTACATCCTCTTTGGCGACAAGGTAAACATCGTGCCCGGCGGCCTGACCCGTGTTGCCCTGGAAAAAGGCTCGCTGGTCGTGAATTCGTCGCAGGGCGGCGGCAGTAAAGATACCTGGATTCTGGAATAA
- a CDS encoding acyltransferase family protein translates to MENKISRFDQPPRHILALDGVRGFAAASVFIFHYGGGAKSSILPIRILGSIIHFGWAGVSLFFVLSGFLISGILWDSFQRPNWWRRFYARRSLRIFPLYYLAILITAITGLVLGASLKDLSTIWVPALYLGNVPFVTSHFTYAPPGIHLEHFWSLAVEEQFYLIWPFLLALFASHRLRAKKLILILWTLSLVFRLSVIGLPHDDSWQTGFIFGRAGELLAGAYLAMVVRGESLEREQLFRWSPMITCCSLVVLVLICIYSGGPELGAPLMATVGLAACSTFFAGIVGWALRPGLCQSFFQAPFLRWLGKISYGIYIYHLLFRTGYIWVADRIGGGLGYNARAILQFVVAAIATLAIASLSFYTFESFFLRSKDRLT, encoded by the coding sequence TTGGAAAACAAAATCTCGCGGTTTGATCAACCGCCTCGTCATATTCTGGCGCTCGATGGTGTTCGTGGTTTTGCCGCAGCAAGTGTGTTCATTTTCCATTATGGAGGAGGGGCAAAATCTTCGATTCTACCTATACGGATCCTCGGTTCCATCATTCATTTCGGATGGGCTGGGGTTAGCCTTTTCTTTGTTCTATCTGGATTTCTCATCAGCGGGATTCTTTGGGATTCATTTCAACGGCCAAATTGGTGGAGACGTTTTTATGCTCGAAGGTCTCTGCGAATTTTTCCGTTGTATTACCTGGCGATACTGATCACGGCCATCACGGGGCTGGTTTTGGGGGCGTCTCTCAAGGATCTCAGCACCATTTGGGTTCCAGCGCTCTATCTCGGCAATGTTCCGTTTGTTACATCGCACTTTACTTATGCGCCGCCAGGCATACACCTGGAGCATTTCTGGAGCCTTGCGGTTGAAGAGCAGTTTTATCTGATCTGGCCGTTCCTGCTGGCTCTTTTCGCTTCACATCGTCTTCGAGCCAAAAAGTTGATCCTGATATTGTGGACGCTTTCCCTGGTGTTTCGCCTGTCGGTAATCGGTCTGCCCCATGATGACAGTTGGCAGACTGGATTTATCTTTGGCCGCGCAGGAGAGCTGTTGGCGGGGGCATATCTGGCAATGGTGGTTCGCGGGGAGTCACTGGAACGGGAGCAGCTCTTTCGCTGGTCGCCGATGATTACGTGCTGCTCTTTGGTGGTACTGGTTCTGATCTGCATCTATTCGGGCGGCCCGGAGCTTGGCGCTCCCTTGATGGCAACGGTCGGGTTAGCTGCCTGCAGCACATTTTTTGCGGGAATAGTTGGGTGGGCTTTAAGGCCGGGGTTGTGTCAATCTTTCTTCCAGGCGCCGTTTCTTAGGTGGTTGGGCAAGATCAGTTACGGGATCTATATCTATCATCTCTTATTTCGTACTGGCTACATCTGGGTTGCAGATCGCATTGGAGGGGGACTTGGATACAACGCGCGGGCGATATTGCAGTTTGTAGTCGCTGCTATAGCTACTCTGGCGATTGCATCGCTTTCCTTCTATACCTTCGAGAGCTTCTTTCTTCGCTCAAAGGATCGGCTCACTTGA
- a CDS encoding glutamine synthetase family protein encodes MSDNYRNFLALSYDELEELNLKAKQDRLNRVNADKIREERLKYLTDEKRIKAVTVLFSDLEGRLHLLDYDKKFLISSYDNLTFDGSSIRGFTAQKESDLRLGIDWSAFYWVPADVFGTGKVLVFGTVIAKDGTAYSGDLRGVLKHYSDTLYAEKGYTVNAANEIEGFLFAGTDAERRFNETGRFEFVNTGGYYHSLPLDPLRKFIDTAAEVQRAMGFQNEKDHPEVAPSQFEINYTYGEVVAAADQIQLYKLLCRQVANNMGYTASFLPKPVVGVNGSGMHTNMSITKDKTNLFWDANGQEQLSGFGWDFIDRVLTHALDVCLILNPSVNAYRRLDPHFEAPNQIKASATDRGSMIRVPIGNSKSMRVEVRSVGPDANPYLVLYSLFKTGLDGSIGSIDNLRQAQRYLPDNIYSAIDDFSGSEWIGKILGADVQSRFADLKRAAADRSPRALGTFVKGSEVQYHHEVYNQALWSQF; translated from the coding sequence GTGTCTGACAATTACCGCAATTTTCTTGCACTCAGCTACGACGAGTTGGAAGAGCTGAATCTCAAGGCCAAGCAGGACCGCCTCAACCGCGTCAACGCCGATAAAATCCGCGAAGAACGGCTTAAATATCTCACCGACGAGAAACGCATCAAGGCCGTCACCGTGCTCTTCAGCGACCTCGAAGGGCGCCTGCACCTACTGGATTATGACAAGAAGTTTCTGATTTCCAGCTACGACAACCTCACCTTCGACGGCTCCTCGATCCGTGGCTTTACCGCTCAAAAGGAGAGCGATCTGCGCCTCGGCATTGATTGGAGCGCCTTTTACTGGGTGCCCGCGGATGTCTTCGGCACCGGTAAGGTTCTGGTTTTCGGCACAGTGATCGCCAAGGACGGCACAGCCTACTCCGGCGACCTGCGCGGCGTGCTCAAGCACTACTCCGACACTCTCTATGCGGAAAAAGGCTACACCGTCAACGCAGCCAATGAGATCGAGGGCTTCCTCTTCGCCGGTACAGATGCCGAGCGGCGATTCAACGAAACGGGCCGTTTCGAATTCGTCAACACCGGCGGATACTATCACTCGCTCCCGCTCGATCCTCTGCGCAAGTTCATCGACACCGCTGCCGAAGTACAGCGCGCCATGGGCTTCCAAAACGAAAAGGATCACCCGGAAGTCGCGCCAAGCCAATTCGAAATCAACTATACCTATGGCGAAGTTGTGGCAGCCGCCGATCAGATCCAGCTCTACAAGCTGCTCTGCCGCCAGGTAGCCAATAACATGGGCTACACCGCCAGCTTCCTGCCGAAGCCCGTCGTTGGCGTAAACGGCAGCGGCATGCACACCAATATGTCCATCACCAAGGACAAGACCAATCTCTTCTGGGACGCCAATGGCCAGGAACAGCTCTCTGGCTTTGGCTGGGACTTTATCGATCGCGTCCTGACCCATGCGCTCGACGTTTGCCTGATCCTCAACCCCAGCGTCAACGCCTATCGCCGCCTCGATCCCCACTTTGAAGCACCAAATCAGATCAAGGCTTCTGCCACGGATCGCGGCTCCATGATTCGCGTTCCCATCGGCAACTCCAAATCCATGCGCGTCGAAGTGCGCTCCGTAGGCCCAGACGCAAATCCATATCTGGTCCTCTACTCGCTCTTCAAGACCGGCCTCGACGGCTCCATCGGCAGCATTGACAATCTTCGCCAGGCACAGCGCTACCTGCCCGACAACATCTACTCCGCCATTGACGATTTCAGTGGCTCCGAGTGGATTGGCAAGATTCTCGGCGCAGACGTTCAAAGCCGTTTTGCAGACCTGAAGCGCGCCGCAGCAGATCGTTCGCCACGCGCACTCGGCACCTTTGTCAAAGGCTCCGAAGTGCAATACCACCACGAGGTCTACAACCAGGCCCTCTGGTCGCAGTTCTAA
- a CDS encoding transglutaminase family protein — protein sequence MNFYSIRHLTRFRYKQAVSESIMETRMHPRSDYNQHCLSFSLSVSPRCRVFSYRDHHGNHVQHFDIPGDHHQLVIVAESLVEQQAQIDIPAFLAPDAWGALDALIHMGDYGEMLLPSTFAQPTPSLLELAKKLNVVRRDDPLMVVRELNRQIFEYFEYVPRSTRVDSPIDEAISNHQGVCQDFAHTMIALLRNIGIPARYVSGYLYRGSGDNDRSTPEATHAWVEVLLPHLNWVGLDPTNDLLAYNRHIRTAVGRDYADVPPTHGVFRGKTESELYVAVQVEASNEAPPLDRKLPIPDDWTVLVERAQQPPERMISNLEIQQMQQQQ from the coding sequence ATGAACTTTTATTCCATCCGGCATCTCACCCGCTTCCGCTATAAACAGGCGGTCAGCGAAAGCATCATGGAAACCCGGATGCATCCGCGCTCCGACTACAACCAGCACTGCCTCTCGTTTTCGCTCTCGGTAAGTCCGCGCTGCCGCGTCTTCAGCTACCGCGATCACCACGGCAATCATGTGCAGCACTTCGACATCCCCGGCGACCATCATCAACTGGTCATCGTGGCCGAGTCTCTCGTCGAGCAGCAGGCGCAGATTGATATTCCCGCCTTTCTCGCGCCCGACGCCTGGGGCGCTCTCGATGCACTCATCCACATGGGGGATTATGGCGAAATGCTGCTGCCCAGCACCTTTGCCCAACCCACCCCGTCTCTACTCGAACTCGCCAAAAAGCTCAACGTCGTCCGCCGTGATGACCCCCTGATGGTCGTTCGTGAGTTAAACAGGCAAATCTTCGAGTACTTCGAATATGTTCCCCGCTCCACCCGCGTCGATTCGCCCATCGACGAAGCCATCTCCAACCACCAGGGTGTCTGCCAGGACTTTGCCCACACCATGATCGCTCTGCTGAGAAATATCGGCATCCCGGCCCGCTACGTCAGCGGCTACCTTTATCGCGGCAGTGGAGACAATGACAGATCCACTCCGGAGGCCACACACGCCTGGGTTGAGGTTTTATTGCCTCATTTGAATTGGGTCGGTCTCGACCCCACCAACGATCTCCTCGCCTACAACCGTCACATCCGCACCGCAGTCGGGCGCGACTATGCCGACGTGCCACCGACGCACGGCGTTTTCCGTGGCAAGACAGAGAGCGAACTCTATGTGGCTGTTCAAGTTGAGGCCAGCAACGAAGCACCGCCTCTGGATCGCAAACTCCCCATTCCCGACGACTGGACAGTTCTCGTAGAACGCGCTCAGCAGCCCCCGGAGCGCATGATTTCAAACCTGGAAATCCAGCAAATGCAGCAACAACAGTAG
- a CDS encoding tetratricopeptide repeat protein, translated as MNWKIVGIVVVAIFCLIGIGGGGYGAFEIFQSMTLQESVHQCNSADPDISIRGCSTILQAGDAGKDFRLTAYYRRAVAYERKGDFDRAIQDDTQVILQNPKEAMAYNNRGFVYQRKGDLDQAMTDYNQAIKIFPEFALAWFNRGEAYNLKGDYPHAIENFSQVIKLQPKNAVAWNNRCYYRAIAGQLKDALADCDQSLQLKPGVGATLDSRAFTYLKMKKYDLAIADYDAAIAQSTNDAAWLYGRGLARRAKNDVQGSEADIHAAQKIDPKIAEQFKKYGVS; from the coding sequence ATGAACTGGAAAATAGTCGGCATCGTAGTCGTCGCCATCTTCTGCCTCATTGGTATAGGCGGAGGAGGCTACGGCGCATTCGAAATCTTCCAGTCCATGACCTTGCAGGAAAGCGTCCACCAATGCAACAGCGCCGATCCCGACATCAGCATCCGCGGCTGCTCTACGATTCTCCAGGCCGGGGATGCAGGAAAAGACTTCCGGCTCACCGCATACTATCGGCGAGCAGTGGCCTATGAGCGCAAGGGCGACTTTGATCGCGCTATTCAGGACGACACCCAGGTCATCCTGCAAAACCCCAAAGAGGCTATGGCCTATAACAACCGAGGCTTTGTTTATCAGCGCAAAGGCGACCTCGATCAAGCCATGACCGACTACAACCAGGCCATAAAGATATTCCCGGAGTTCGCACTTGCCTGGTTCAATCGCGGGGAGGCCTATAACCTCAAAGGCGACTATCCGCACGCCATTGAGAACTTCAGCCAGGTCATCAAGCTCCAACCTAAAAACGCCGTTGCCTGGAACAATCGCTGTTATTACCGTGCTATCGCAGGGCAACTCAAAGACGCGCTGGCCGATTGCGATCAATCCCTGCAACTCAAGCCAGGAGTGGGAGCAACTCTCGATAGCCGCGCCTTCACTTACCTCAAGATGAAAAAGTACGACCTGGCCATCGCCGACTACGACGCCGCAATCGCCCAGAGCACAAACGATGCGGCGTGGCTCTACGGACGCGGCCTCGCAAGGCGCGCCAAAAACGACGTCCAGGGCTCCGAAGCCGACATCCACGCAGCCCAAAAAATAGACCCAAAGATCGCGGAGCAGTTCAAAAAATACGGCGTGTCATAA
- a CDS encoding alpha-E domain-containing protein has product MLSRVADSLYWMSRYLERAENTVRQLDVTMSLLLDSSETTAETRWQRLLTSLGNPAGVEWNGDMDAMTRMLIFDGANSASVTTCLDAARENARQVREEISTEQWQRLNRLYHQMHSPHAQAQYGSNLNDFLASIIDGIHLFKGVSDTTMIHGEGWQFIRLGRYLERAYATATLLEVYQESLLDLQEQAHSGYQYLELVGLLRCCTSFEAYCQVYTADLSADRILEFLLLNRDFPHALRYSIDGVRQAIEAIQLNGGRRPPDELMATAGRLHSMLRYTTISEILNGDLGAFLHSIREQCQQIHELLYRYYVQYSIQSALSVQG; this is encoded by the coding sequence ATGCTTTCACGTGTTGCAGACAGCCTTTATTGGATGAGCCGCTACCTGGAGCGGGCCGAAAACACCGTGCGCCAGCTCGATGTCACCATGAGCCTGCTCCTCGACTCCTCTGAGACCACCGCCGAGACCCGCTGGCAACGCCTGCTGACCTCACTCGGCAACCCAGCCGGCGTGGAGTGGAATGGCGACATGGACGCCATGACGCGAATGCTCATCTTCGATGGCGCCAACTCGGCCTCCGTGACCACCTGTCTCGATGCCGCCCGGGAAAACGCACGCCAGGTTCGCGAGGAAATCAGCACCGAGCAATGGCAAAGGCTCAATCGTCTCTATCACCAGATGCATTCGCCACATGCGCAGGCCCAGTACGGCTCCAATCTGAACGACTTCCTGGCCTCCATCATCGATGGCATTCATCTCTTCAAGGGAGTCAGCGATACCACCATGATTCACGGCGAGGGCTGGCAGTTCATCCGCCTCGGGCGCTATCTGGAGCGTGCCTACGCCACCGCCACTCTGCTTGAGGTCTACCAGGAGAGCTTGCTCGACCTGCAGGAGCAGGCTCACTCCGGCTACCAATATCTTGAGCTGGTTGGGCTCCTGCGCTGTTGCACCTCCTTTGAGGCCTATTGCCAGGTCTACACCGCCGATCTTTCCGCCGACCGCATTCTCGAATTCCTCCTCCTCAATCGCGATTTTCCTCACGCCCTGCGCTATTCCATCGACGGGGTACGCCAGGCTATCGAGGCCATCCAATTGAACGGTGGACGCCGTCCACCCGACGAACTGATGGCCACAGCCGGTCGATTGCATTCAATGCTGCGCTACACCACCATCAGCGAAATTCTCAACGGCGATCTCGGAGCATTCCTGCACTCCATTCGCGAGCAATGCCAGCAGATCCATGAACTCCTGTATCGCTACTACGTGCAATATTCCATTCAATCTGCGCTTTCCGTCCAGGGATAA
- a CDS encoding TonB-dependent receptor, with protein sequence MKRSHWGAMLLCILISSSFAFGQSATTSLRGVIKDPSGAVIPGATVAITDKSVDKTLSTMTTSTGSYQFSQIPPATYLITVTAQGLSPQSKTAELLVNQPATIDFKLSIQASSETVDVSASAQTLNTSDATLGNSVGNETIQALPMEGRDPVSLLTLQPGVLYLGNPSENDTNDTRSGSVNGGRSDQGNITLDGMDDNDQIAGTSFTGVLRSTLDSTEEFRVTTANGNADSGRSSGAQVSLITKSGTNKYHGALYEYYRPTNTVANEWFNKNQQLSLGEPNTPEKYVMNTFGGAVGGPIKKDKLFFFFNYEGKRQAVDTIVDATVPTAQFYQGQLGYQNTAGATTYLSPSDVAILDSGCMTNIACGVNPNVQAYYAPLAAAGILGSTTGSTTGDGVNNGSYFFASPAPLTQNTSIAKLDYSLSATQRVFFRANLQKDVSSSVENLPGQPAQSLTEDNTKGLAFGHTWTPTANLVNDARYAYIRQGYSTRGIGSGTGDWVNFRFLTQPESQTRSTIVNVPVNNITDNLTWSKGNHTINFGGNWRGIENNRASDLNSYSDGSTNAYWMGDSPSAPADLAQSFGNSYEIAYATLVGTVPETDQQFNYAVAKGGATGSLFPDGAIINRHFKANEFEYYVQDSWRVKPNLTLTFGFRHSILQAPYETKGQQVAPTIDTQEWFLERGYAASKGNVFEPALSFAPSGKANGRPGYWAKQKLNIAPRLAAVYSPNPKTTIRVGGGMFYDHFGEGIANSFDQEGSFGLTTTISTPASTYGFENAPRFTGPHNIPSAAGNPCANPSTITYPYTPQNNINCGFAIAWGVDNHLKTPYSYAIDASFQRELPGGFTFEENYVGRLGRHLLQQLDLAEPVNLVDKQGGGDYFTAAAKLSRIADMHNGNANSTVQPIQYFEDMFPYMANVDYVGESATQAVYSDEWAPTRYGAGETQALEDLDFFDGAPTSGRYWNQQFSSLYAWSSIGTSSYNALQLSLRHPTSHGLTVDVNYTFSKSLDMGSAAERANQETTDAYSSSSGIQNSWNPKLNKAVSDFDTHHLVTFDWVYQLPVGRGKMLLGASSRLTDAFLGGWQFSGLSRWASGLPFSLSSPGWQTNWNQEASGVVTAPVKVHKNLASGIPQVFAGNGAEAINNGITSGNPVRLPYPGEAGERNFFRGDGYFDVDSALSKVWNLPERATLKFAAEVYNVGNNVRFDASPLNLNGVLTSGTLGAYSGVLTTYRRMQFGLRLDF encoded by the coding sequence GTGAAACGATCCCACTGGGGAGCGATGCTTTTGTGCATCCTCATCTCAAGCAGCTTCGCTTTCGGTCAGTCGGCCACAACTTCTTTACGCGGCGTTATTAAAGATCCCAGCGGTGCAGTGATCCCCGGAGCCACCGTAGCTATCACAGATAAAAGCGTCGACAAGACCCTTTCAACAATGACCACCTCCACCGGGTCTTATCAGTTCTCCCAGATTCCCCCGGCTACTTATCTCATCACGGTCACCGCCCAGGGCCTGAGCCCCCAGTCCAAGACCGCCGAACTTTTAGTGAATCAGCCTGCAACGATCGACTTCAAGCTCTCGATACAAGCCAGTTCCGAGACGGTAGATGTATCGGCCAGTGCGCAGACCCTGAATACTAGCGACGCGACGCTCGGCAACTCCGTAGGAAACGAAACCATCCAGGCGCTGCCGATGGAAGGCCGCGACCCTGTCTCGCTCTTGACCCTGCAACCGGGCGTGCTGTACCTCGGCAATCCCTCTGAAAACGACACGAACGACACGCGTTCCGGCTCGGTGAACGGCGGACGCTCCGATCAGGGCAACATCACGCTCGACGGCATGGACGATAACGACCAGATCGCCGGAACATCCTTTACCGGCGTACTGCGTTCCACGCTCGATTCGACAGAAGAGTTTCGCGTAACTACAGCCAATGGCAACGCTGACTCCGGCCGCAGCTCCGGTGCACAGGTTTCCCTGATCACCAAGAGCGGAACCAACAAGTATCATGGCGCCCTGTATGAGTATTACCGGCCTACCAACACGGTAGCCAACGAGTGGTTCAACAAGAATCAGCAACTCAGCCTCGGTGAGCCGAATACGCCGGAAAAATACGTAATGAACACCTTCGGCGGCGCAGTGGGCGGCCCCATCAAGAAGGACAAGCTGTTTTTCTTCTTCAACTACGAGGGCAAGCGGCAGGCAGTCGACACAATTGTGGACGCGACCGTGCCAACCGCGCAGTTCTACCAGGGCCAACTGGGCTACCAGAATACCGCCGGAGCGACCACGTACCTCAGCCCATCTGACGTGGCGATTCTGGATTCAGGGTGCATGACTAACATTGCCTGCGGTGTAAACCCCAACGTGCAGGCCTATTATGCACCTCTGGCGGCAGCCGGTATTCTCGGCAGCACGACTGGCTCTACAACCGGCGATGGCGTGAATAACGGCAGCTATTTCTTTGCGTCTCCTGCTCCGCTGACGCAAAACACCAGCATTGCCAAACTGGATTACAGCCTGAGCGCGACACAGCGCGTATTCTTCCGTGCCAACCTGCAGAAGGACGTTTCCTCTTCGGTAGAAAATCTGCCCGGCCAACCCGCCCAGAGCCTTACCGAGGACAACACCAAGGGCCTGGCCTTTGGCCATACATGGACGCCTACCGCCAACCTGGTGAATGACGCCCGCTATGCCTACATCCGGCAGGGATATTCGACCCGCGGCATCGGTTCCGGAACAGGCGACTGGGTCAATTTTCGCTTTCTTACGCAGCCCGAATCACAGACCCGCTCAACCATTGTCAACGTGCCGGTCAACAACATTACCGACAACCTGACCTGGAGCAAGGGCAACCATACGATCAACTTCGGCGGCAACTGGCGCGGTATCGAAAACAACCGCGCCTCGGACCTGAACTCGTATTCCGACGGCAGTACCAATGCCTACTGGATGGGTGATTCTCCAAGCGCGCCCGCGGACCTGGCACAATCTTTCGGCAACTCCTACGAGATTGCCTATGCAACCCTAGTCGGCACAGTACCGGAAACCGATCAGCAATTCAACTATGCTGTGGCAAAAGGCGGAGCTACGGGCTCCCTGTTTCCGGATGGAGCAATCATCAACCGGCATTTCAAGGCAAACGAGTTTGAATACTATGTCCAGGACTCATGGCGCGTAAAGCCGAACCTGACGCTCACCTTCGGCTTCCGGCATTCGATCCTGCAGGCGCCGTATGAGACCAAGGGACAGCAGGTTGCTCCTACCATCGACACCCAGGAATGGTTCTTGGAGCGTGGTTACGCCGCGAGCAAAGGCAATGTATTCGAGCCAGCACTTAGTTTCGCGCCCAGCGGCAAAGCCAATGGCCGCCCCGGTTACTGGGCCAAGCAGAAGCTGAATATCGCACCGCGTCTGGCCGCAGTCTACTCACCTAACCCAAAGACAACAATCCGCGTTGGCGGTGGCATGTTCTATGACCATTTTGGCGAGGGCATCGCAAACTCCTTCGATCAGGAAGGGTCATTTGGTCTGACTACGACCATCAGCACCCCGGCCTCCACATACGGTTTCGAGAACGCGCCACGCTTCACCGGCCCTCACAACATTCCCTCCGCAGCCGGAAACCCATGCGCCAACCCCAGCACCATCACCTATCCATATACGCCTCAGAACAACATCAACTGCGGCTTTGCTATCGCATGGGGTGTAGACAACCACCTGAAGACTCCCTACTCCTATGCAATTGATGCGTCTTTCCAGCGTGAACTGCCCGGCGGTTTCACTTTTGAAGAGAACTATGTCGGTCGTCTCGGACGCCACCTACTGCAACAGCTTGACCTCGCAGAGCCCGTCAACCTGGTCGACAAGCAGGGCGGCGGCGACTACTTCACCGCCGCGGCAAAGCTATCCCGTATTGCCGATATGCATAACGGAAATGCAAACAGCACCGTGCAACCGATCCAGTACTTCGAAGACATGTTCCCGTATATGGCCAACGTAGACTACGTGGGAGAAAGCGCAACCCAGGCCGTCTACTCGGATGAATGGGCGCCAACGCGATACGGTGCCGGCGAGACTCAGGCATTGGAAGATCTTGATTTCTTTGACGGCGCTCCAACATCGGGACGGTACTGGAATCAGCAGTTTTCATCGCTGTATGCCTGGTCCTCAATCGGCACCAGTTCTTATAACGCCCTGCAGCTTTCGCTGCGCCATCCAACCAGCCACGGTCTCACGGTGGATGTGAACTATACCTTCTCAAAGTCTTTGGACATGGGTTCGGCTGCCGAACGCGCGAATCAAGAGACCACTGATGCCTACAGCAGCTCCAGCGGAATCCAGAACAGCTGGAATCCCAAACTCAATAAAGCCGTGTCGGATTTCGACACCCATCATCTGGTTACCTTTGATTGGGTATACCAATTGCCCGTGGGACGCGGGAAAATGCTCCTTGGTGCTTCGAGCCGTCTCACCGACGCATTCCTCGGTGGCTGGCAGTTCTCCGGACTATCTCGTTGGGCAAGCGGATTACCGTTTTCCCTGAGTTCGCCCGGCTGGCAGACCAACTGGAACCAGGAAGCATCCGGCGTAGTTACCGCCCCGGTCAAGGTTCACAAAAACCTGGCCAGTGGCATACCGCAGGTCTTTGCAGGCAACGGTGCCGAAGCGATCAACAACGGAATCACCTCTGGCAACCCTGTCCGCTTGCCCTATCCCGGCGAGGCAGGCGAGCGCAATTTCTTCCGCGGCGACGGCTACTTCGATGTGGATTCAGCTCTTTCCAAGGTTTGGAATCTGCCTGAAAGGGCCACTCTGAAGTTTGCCGCCGAAGTCTATAACGTCGGCAATAATGTCCGCTTCGACGCCAGCCCGCTCAACCTTAACGGCGTCCTGACCAGCGGAACGCTCGGTGCCTACAGCGGTGTACTTACAACCTACCGCCGTATGCAATTTGGTCTGCGTCTCGACTTTTAA